In Leptospira stimsonii, a single window of DNA contains:
- a CDS encoding hydroxymethylglutaryl-CoA lyase, translated as MKVKITEVGPRDGLQNEKVPVATKDKFEFIQLLIRAGLTNIEATSFVKKESIPQLADAAELSALLNWNGPVEFSALTPNTKGYEAAKNAGYKEVAVFTAASESFTKKNINRTIDESIQGFKEIFTLARQDGIRVRGYVSTVIDCPYEGKIDPKKVLEVSKILLDQGAYEISLGETIGTGVPTEVERLLELLLKEIPADKLAGHFHDTYGMAIANVEKAFSMGIRSFDSSAGGLGGCPYAKGAAGNLATDDLVYFLEKSGVPTGIDPGLLWEASSFMEKAIARELQSRTYLATKKKREA; from the coding sequence ATGAAAGTCAAGATCACAGAAGTCGGACCAAGAGACGGACTACAAAACGAAAAAGTTCCGGTAGCAACGAAGGATAAATTCGAATTTATTCAACTCCTCATACGAGCCGGTCTGACAAACATAGAAGCGACTTCTTTTGTAAAGAAAGAATCCATTCCGCAGTTGGCGGACGCGGCTGAACTTTCCGCACTCTTAAATTGGAACGGACCGGTTGAATTCTCCGCACTTACGCCCAATACAAAAGGATATGAGGCCGCTAAAAACGCGGGATATAAAGAAGTGGCCGTATTCACAGCCGCATCGGAATCATTTACAAAAAAAAACATCAATCGAACGATCGACGAATCCATTCAAGGCTTCAAGGAAATCTTTACTCTGGCTCGACAAGACGGAATCCGGGTTCGCGGTTACGTCTCGACCGTGATCGATTGTCCTTACGAAGGCAAGATCGATCCGAAGAAAGTTTTGGAAGTTTCCAAAATTCTCTTGGACCAAGGAGCCTACGAAATCTCTCTCGGAGAAACCATTGGCACGGGAGTTCCCACAGAAGTCGAAAGATTGTTAGAACTCCTTCTCAAAGAAATTCCGGCCGACAAACTCGCGGGACATTTTCACGACACCTATGGAATGGCAATCGCAAACGTTGAGAAAGCTTTCTCCATGGGAATTCGTTCATTCGATTCTTCCGCCGGAGGACTGGGTGGTTGCCCTTATGCGAAGGGCGCGGCTGGGAATCTAGCAACCGATGATCTAGTTTACTTTTTGGAAAAATCGGGAGTTCCCACAGGAATCGATCCAGGTCTACTTTGGGAAGCGTCCTCTTTTATGGAGAAGGCGATCGCAAGGGAACTTCAATCCAGGACGTATCTCGCGACAAAGAAGAAAAGAGAAGCTTGA
- a CDS encoding DUF1566 domain-containing protein: MESFTVARQHLKKNTYANFFCFLIYFFTIGCLNKGQKTPLLFQFSGVDFPKSNTVSVPETGKITLNSESRFYVSSNVGAINFKDVSWSPSLDAYYRLRLNATNCQDGTVISEGAVTKSTSVSNRIQANDASNPLLVGANRIILCLDSSETGSNWDKVELDVIRDDTPPTSITFTPDTGIYGSLIPNISLTCSDLGGSGCNKIAYRVGGSDPGISPNGTPDANSISFSNPFSVPDNAITTVKAIAVDGAGNVGTVSAPSVFTVFTGNPTITITSQSAQFLKASTASTIKWKSDIAGTFTFRRNSTSCSDGTQLSSGTVSANVLKTSGVLSTALPADGNYTIRICVTSSLTGNVGYTTFPISKDSVIPTISISPAGNNLNLPVNQRYFTFTFNEDMDTSATLSPSIEMYTNASFVGSTSFGLKGTTGQWLDARTYRLDIQSKLPELSFFHLSVSSFKDFAGNVPASSSFLFGTGVDSTPQKVADTGQTDCSDSNGDPTGCAGSGQDGEIVSASSGLTLPFAMNASYPSDIVSVDTITGRVWKTCIEGFSWNGTTCIQVCPQDTKWDGTSCLSSTGYPYKNQISAYECNALNSANSGNGYAGKKTWRVPYLSEYYSILNYGGNAGNNAIPEANFPGLPRDNYQRYWTGTYTLSINATTVTGTIDSLSSGPIDPMNSASYYSKGAWAISVFGGVTQPGPDKTRYNSQYVVYPYYYTSLCLAD, encoded by the coding sequence ATGGAAAGTTTTACTGTAGCAAGACAACATTTGAAAAAGAATACTTATGCTAATTTTTTTTGCTTCCTTATCTATTTTTTTACAATCGGTTGTTTGAACAAGGGGCAAAAGACTCCTTTGCTGTTTCAATTTTCCGGTGTCGATTTTCCAAAATCGAATACGGTTTCAGTTCCGGAAACAGGGAAAATTACCCTAAATTCGGAATCCAGATTCTACGTTAGTTCCAATGTGGGAGCGATCAACTTTAAAGACGTGAGTTGGTCGCCTAGTTTGGATGCTTACTATAGACTTCGATTGAATGCCACAAATTGCCAAGACGGTACCGTGATCTCGGAAGGAGCCGTTACCAAGTCGACTTCCGTTTCGAATCGAATCCAGGCAAATGACGCGTCAAATCCTCTTCTAGTAGGAGCGAACCGGATCATACTTTGTTTAGATTCTTCTGAAACCGGATCGAATTGGGACAAAGTGGAATTGGATGTCATACGAGACGATACTCCCCCCACTTCGATCACATTCACGCCCGACACCGGAATCTACGGTTCTCTGATTCCGAATATTTCTTTGACATGTTCCGATCTAGGGGGATCCGGTTGTAATAAAATAGCGTATCGAGTTGGCGGTTCCGATCCGGGAATCTCTCCGAATGGAACTCCGGATGCGAATTCTATTTCTTTTTCGAATCCGTTCTCGGTTCCGGATAACGCGATTACGACTGTAAAAGCGATCGCGGTCGACGGTGCGGGAAACGTTGGAACCGTGAGCGCTCCTTCAGTCTTCACGGTTTTTACCGGAAATCCGACGATTACCATCACCTCTCAGAGCGCACAATTTCTAAAAGCTTCGACTGCGAGTACGATTAAATGGAAGTCGGATATCGCGGGTACGTTTACTTTTCGAAGGAATAGCACTTCTTGTTCGGATGGAACTCAGCTTTCCAGCGGAACCGTGTCAGCGAACGTTTTAAAAACAAGCGGTGTTCTTTCTACCGCTCTTCCAGCTGACGGGAATTATACGATTCGGATCTGCGTTACTTCTTCTTTGACCGGCAACGTCGGCTATACAACTTTTCCTATATCAAAAGATTCGGTAATTCCAACGATTTCGATTTCTCCGGCGGGAAATAACTTAAATCTTCCTGTAAATCAGAGATACTTTACGTTTACTTTCAACGAGGATATGGATACAAGCGCGACGTTATCCCCGAGTATCGAAATGTATACGAACGCGTCTTTTGTTGGATCAACGTCTTTTGGTCTAAAAGGAACAACGGGGCAGTGGTTGGATGCGAGGACCTATCGATTGGATATCCAGAGTAAGTTGCCTGAATTGTCTTTCTTTCATTTATCAGTTTCCAGTTTTAAGGATTTCGCGGGAAACGTACCGGCTTCTTCTTCGTTTTTATTCGGAACTGGCGTGGACTCGACTCCTCAGAAAGTTGCCGATACCGGACAAACGGATTGTTCTGATTCGAACGGGGACCCTACTGGATGCGCCGGCTCCGGTCAAGACGGTGAGATCGTAAGCGCGAGTTCAGGGTTGACATTACCCTTTGCGATGAATGCTTCCTATCCGAGTGATATCGTCTCCGTCGATACAATCACCGGAAGAGTTTGGAAAACCTGTATCGAAGGGTTCTCTTGGAACGGAACAACCTGTATTCAGGTTTGTCCTCAGGATACGAAGTGGGACGGGACTTCTTGTTTAAGTTCTACAGGATATCCTTATAAGAATCAAATTTCCGCTTACGAATGCAACGCCCTGAATTCTGCGAACTCAGGAAACGGCTACGCCGGGAAAAAGACCTGGAGAGTTCCTTATTTATCAGAATATTATAGTATTCTAAATTACGGTGGAAACGCCGGGAACAATGCGATTCCGGAGGCGAATTTTCCGGGACTTCCCCGGGATAATTATCAAAGGTATTGGACAGGAACGTATACTCTGAGTATAAACGCAACGACGGTAACGGGAACAATCGATTCTCTATCCAGCGGGCCTATCGATCCGATGAATTCGGCGAGCTATTATTCAA